The following are encoded together in the Aciduricibacillus chroicocephali genome:
- the fliP gene encoding flagellar type III secretion system pore protein FliP (The bacterial flagellar biogenesis protein FliP forms a type III secretion system (T3SS)-type pore required for flagellar assembly.): MNDVMNMFSNTDPSSVSTSVKLLLLLTVLSLAPSILILMTCFTRIIVVLSFVRTSLATQQMPPNQVLVGIALFLTFFIMAPVFHDVYDDALKPLFDEKITLDEAYDKASVPMKDFMAKHTRQKDLSLFLNYAKIEKPESVKEIPLTALVPAYAISELKTAFQMGFMIFIPFLIIDMAVASILMSMGMMMLPPVMISLPFKILLFVMVDGWYLITHSILDGFQ; encoded by the coding sequence ATGAATGATGTGATGAATATGTTTTCCAATACTGATCCATCTTCTGTCTCGACTTCTGTTAAACTTCTGCTGTTGCTTACAGTTCTTTCACTTGCTCCAAGCATTTTAATTTTAATGACTTGCTTTACAAGAATTATTGTCGTTCTCTCATTTGTAAGAACTTCCTTAGCAACACAGCAGATGCCACCTAATCAGGTTCTCGTTGGAATAGCATTGTTTTTAACTTTTTTCATTATGGCTCCGGTCTTTCATGACGTATATGATGATGCTTTGAAGCCACTGTTTGATGAAAAAATTACATTGGATGAGGCTTACGATAAGGCAAGTGTTCCAATGAAGGATTTCATGGCCAAGCATACAAGACAGAAGGACCTTTCATTGTTCTTGAATTACGCAAAGATAGAAAAGCCTGAATCAGTAAAGGAAATACCGCTTACAGCACTTGTACCAGCCTATGCAATAAGTGAGTTGAAAACGGCCTTTCAAATGGGCTTTATGATATTCATACCATTTTTGATTATTGATATGGCAGTTGCGAGTATCCTTATGTCTATGGGGATGATGATGCTTCCGCCAGTCATGATTTCTTTACCTTTTAAAATTCTATTATTCGTTATGGTAGATGGATGGTATCTCATCACCCACTCCATACTGGATGGATTCCAATAA
- a CDS encoding response regulator: MSNNILVVDDAAFMRMMIKDILTKNGYNVVGEAENGQQAVEKYAELNPDLVTMDITMPEMDGITALKTIKQTNPDAKILMCSAMGQQAMVIDAIQAGAKDFIVKPFQADRVLEAIQKALS; encoded by the coding sequence ATGTCAAACAATATTCTAGTAGTCGACGATGCAGCATTCATGCGCATGATGATCAAGGACATCCTTACGAAAAATGGTTATAACGTTGTAGGAGAAGCAGAAAATGGCCAACAAGCTGTTGAAAAATATGCTGAGCTAAATCCTGATCTTGTCACAATGGATATTACTATGCCGGAGATGGATGGCATTACAGCACTTAAAACAATTAAACAGACAAATCCTGATGCAAAAATTCTTATGTGTTCAGCGATGGGACAGCAGGCAATGGTTATTGATGCTATTCAAGCAGGTGCAAAAGACTTTATCGTAAAACCGTTTCAGGCTGATCGTGTACTTGAAGCAATTCAGAAAGCACTGAGCTAA
- the fliR gene encoding flagellar biosynthetic protein FliR, which translates to MLQMLNLSSLPLFMLVLVRVLAFFVTLPLFSYRTLSTPFKIGFGFFLALIMVSTMEAPELAFDLHYLLLILKEICVGLFTGLIAYIILSAIQIAGGFIDFQMGFAIANVIDPQTGAQSPLTGQYFYIISLLFLLSVDAHHLLIDGIYYSYQLIPADKLISFGQQPFADFVINVFSQMFLIAFQMSLPIVGCLFLVDLALGIIAKTVPQMNVFVVGMPLKIFVSFVAIALFLTLYIGLARRLFHYMFATLHGFMQLLGGA; encoded by the coding sequence ATGCTTCAAATGCTGAATCTATCAAGTTTACCGCTGTTTATGCTGGTACTGGTGCGGGTTTTGGCTTTTTTTGTAACACTGCCGCTTTTCTCGTACAGAACTTTATCAACACCATTTAAAATTGGTTTTGGATTCTTTCTGGCACTTATTATGGTGTCTACGATGGAAGCCCCAGAACTTGCATTTGATCTCCACTATTTGTTACTGATACTAAAGGAGATCTGCGTAGGACTTTTCACTGGACTTATTGCTTATATTATTTTGTCAGCAATTCAAATAGCAGGCGGTTTTATAGATTTTCAAATGGGCTTCGCTATTGCCAATGTAATTGATCCGCAGACAGGAGCACAAAGCCCGCTGACAGGTCAGTATTTCTATATTATTTCTTTGTTGTTTTTATTATCGGTTGATGCCCATCATTTGTTAATAGATGGAATCTATTATAGTTATCAGCTTATTCCAGCTGATAAACTCATTTCATTTGGACAACAGCCATTTGCAGATTTTGTAATCAATGTTTTTAGTCAAATGTTCTTAATAGCTTTTCAAATGTCATTGCCGATTGTTGGTTGTCTATTTTTAGTAGATTTGGCTCTTGGAATTATAGCAAAGACCGTACCCCAGATGAACGTTTTCGTTGTTGGGATGCCGCTAAAGATCTTTGTAAGTTTTGTCGCCATAGCCCTTTTCCTGACTTTGTACATTGGTTTGGCAAGAAGACTGTTTCATTATATGTTTGCGACACTTCATGGATTCATGCAATTGCTTGGAGGTGCCTGA
- a CDS encoding flagellar biosynthetic protein FliO: MKKRMCFGILMALLFLLCLPLHPTLAKDANVKDCFEGKGDCSQLGGKVPSEKGKPEKNSDETGNQQAKKDVDSISPGTSLVKMFLALIVILVLIYGTLKFLSSRTRSFQQNRTMQNLGGISVGQNKSVQLVRIGNKLYMIGVGDNVELLQEIEDEDVRQEMLREVNDSISGGASEMFSNLFAKSPTSSKNKLKINFITELDRLKANRNKLIRKREEEEERHE, translated from the coding sequence ATGAAGAAAAGAATGTGCTTTGGTATCCTAATGGCACTTCTTTTTCTTCTTTGCCTTCCATTACATCCAACTCTAGCAAAAGATGCGAATGTGAAAGACTGCTTTGAAGGAAAAGGAGACTGCTCTCAATTAGGCGGTAAAGTTCCGTCTGAGAAAGGAAAACCAGAAAAGAACTCGGATGAAACAGGAAATCAGCAGGCTAAAAAAGATGTTGATTCTATTTCCCCTGGTACAAGTCTTGTGAAAATGTTCTTGGCTCTCATAGTTATACTTGTTCTTATATACGGAACTTTAAAGTTTTTAAGCAGTCGTACCCGTTCATTTCAACAAAATAGAACAATGCAGAATCTTGGGGGCATTTCAGTTGGTCAGAATAAATCTGTACAGCTTGTCCGAATTGGCAATAAACTGTATATGATTGGAGTAGGAGATAACGTTGAACTACTTCAGGAAATAGAGGATGAAGATGTAAGGCAAGAAATGTTGCGAGAAGTGAATGATTCAATAAGTGGTGGAGCAAGCGAAATGTTCTCAAATCTTTTCGCAAAAAGTCCAACTTCAAGCAAGAATAAACTGAAAATAAATTTCATAACTGAGCTCGATCGGCTGAAAGCAAATCGAAATAAGCTAATCAGAAAAAGGGAAGAAGAGGAAGAGCGCCATGAATGA
- the flhF gene encoding flagellar biosynthesis protein FlhF, whose product MKIKKYTAPTMPEAMQQIRKDLGKDAVILNSREIRKGGFLGLFSKKQLEVVAALDPDAIGPSAKSIKKSEGQKVVEQMKLRPENEELLEEIRQLKKLVKNGYVSNKEEKPIEVITALDFLVAQNINKDFAEEIVQYALNNLDKNEIKDPNMISRAIISQIESMLRPIQSKLQKKKYGRINYLVGPTGAGKTTTIAKLAAKAMLEQKKKVAFITGDTYRIAAIDQLKTYAKILEAPVKVAYEPSEFTKAAIELKDYDIIFTDTAGRNFKENKYITEIKKIIEYNPSANITLVLPLTGKSEDLDNIAKQFMDIPINSILFTKLDETASCGSIFNIVYEYGWPVSHIANGQDVPDDLFEPTVSEISKLIAGGMNNA is encoded by the coding sequence ATGAAAATAAAAAAATATACAGCACCAACAATGCCGGAAGCGATGCAGCAGATTCGAAAAGATCTCGGCAAAGATGCAGTCATTTTGAATTCAAGAGAAATCCGAAAAGGAGGTTTTCTGGGCTTGTTCAGCAAAAAACAGCTCGAAGTAGTTGCAGCTCTTGATCCTGATGCGATTGGGCCATCGGCTAAGTCGATAAAAAAATCAGAAGGTCAAAAAGTTGTTGAACAAATGAAGTTAAGACCAGAAAATGAAGAGCTTCTTGAAGAAATTCGGCAATTAAAAAAACTTGTTAAGAATGGCTACGTATCAAATAAAGAAGAGAAGCCGATTGAAGTTATAACGGCTTTAGATTTTTTGGTTGCTCAAAATATAAATAAAGATTTTGCTGAAGAAATCGTGCAGTATGCATTAAATAATTTGGATAAAAATGAAATAAAAGATCCTAATATGATTTCCCGGGCAATCATTAGTCAAATCGAAAGTATGCTTCGACCAATTCAATCAAAGCTTCAGAAAAAAAAGTATGGTCGAATAAATTATCTTGTCGGTCCAACTGGAGCTGGGAAGACAACAACTATTGCAAAACTCGCAGCAAAGGCAATGCTTGAGCAAAAGAAGAAAGTCGCATTTATTACAGGGGATACGTACAGAATCGCTGCAATTGATCAGCTCAAAACATATGCCAAGATCTTGGAAGCTCCAGTAAAGGTAGCTTATGAGCCTTCGGAATTCACAAAAGCAGCTATCGAACTGAAAGACTACGATATTATTTTTACAGATACGGCAGGCCGTAACTTTAAGGAAAATAAGTATATTACTGAAATCAAAAAAATAATTGAATATAATCCTTCAGCAAACATCACGCTTGTCCTGCCTCTTACTGGGAAAAGTGAAGATCTTGACAATATTGCGAAGCAGTTCATGGATATACCGATAAACAGTATTTTGTTCACAAAGCTTGATGAAACAGCATCTTGTGGTTCTATATTTAATATTGTTTATGAATATGGCTGGCCTGTATCTCACATTGCAAATGGGCAGGATGTACCAGATGACCTTTTTGAACCAACCGTTTCAGAAATCAGCAAACTTATAGCAGGTGGAATGAATAATGCATGA
- a CDS encoding protein-glutamate methylesterase/protein-glutamine glutaminase, with protein MEIRVVVIDDSAFMRKMISEMLESDSRIKVVATARSGRDGIEKIKKYQPHVATLDVEMPVMDGIEALEEIMDSNPLPIIMLSSVTTAGAAMTMRAVQLGAIDFIAKPSGPISLDIDEIKDELIKKVIAASNALVMKKEANVKEIEKQEKPLRAAHFHQPHARSVVAIGTSTGGPKALLHVLKGIPADFPAPIVIVQHMPPGFTKSLAERLDHSTSIHVKEAEHGEILQNGHAYIAPGDYHLEIKQVGTALVNNLNHDNKINGHRPSVDVLFESLVNIGNVNKLAVILTGMGNDGSKGIRSMKRTDPKTIVIAEDKETSVVYGMPKAAVLTNCVDHVAKLQQISEIISGVLRKKRGI; from the coding sequence ATGGAAATCAGAGTAGTCGTAATTGATGATTCAGCTTTTATGCGCAAGATGATTTCCGAAATGCTAGAAAGTGATTCTAGAATTAAAGTTGTAGCAACTGCCAGAAGTGGAAGAGACGGAATTGAGAAGATTAAGAAGTACCAGCCTCATGTTGCTACACTTGATGTTGAAATGCCAGTAATGGATGGCATTGAGGCTCTCGAGGAGATTATGGATTCAAACCCTCTGCCGATCATCATGCTATCAAGTGTTACAACTGCTGGGGCTGCAATGACAATGCGGGCAGTTCAACTTGGTGCCATTGACTTTATCGCAAAACCTTCTGGTCCAATCTCATTGGATATTGACGAAATTAAAGATGAGCTGATAAAGAAAGTGATAGCCGCATCAAATGCTCTTGTAATGAAAAAAGAAGCAAATGTGAAAGAAATTGAAAAACAAGAAAAGCCACTAAGAGCAGCACATTTTCACCAGCCTCATGCTAGGTCTGTCGTGGCTATAGGAACATCGACGGGTGGACCAAAGGCCCTGCTTCATGTCTTGAAGGGCATTCCTGCTGATTTTCCGGCACCTATTGTAATTGTTCAACATATGCCACCTGGATTTACTAAATCTCTAGCTGAACGGCTAGATCACAGTACATCCATACATGTTAAAGAAGCTGAACACGGAGAAATTTTACAAAATGGTCATGCGTATATTGCTCCGGGTGACTATCATTTGGAAATAAAACAAGTCGGAACAGCACTTGTTAATAATCTTAATCATGACAATAAGATAAATGGCCATAGACCTTCAGTCGATGTACTGTTTGAATCCCTTGTAAATATAGGGAATGTGAACAAGCTTGCGGTTATTCTGACAGGAATGGGCAACGATGGGTCAAAAGGTATACGCAGCATGAAAAGAACAGATCCTAAAACAATTGTAATTGCTGAAGATAAAGAAACTTCTGTTGTATACGGAATGCCTAAGGCAGCAGTTTTAACGAACTGTGTTGACCATGTGGCAAAGTTACAGCAGATCAGCGAGATCATTTCAGGAGTGCTCAGGAAAAAAAGGGGGATTTAA
- a CDS encoding MinD/ParA family protein: protein MHDQAENLRKRIKSKEGNTRTISIVSGKGGVGKSNFALNFALALIRQGRKVLVIDLDIGMGNIDVLLGKHSNRSINDLFEADTTIDKLVEEGPEGLQYISGGSGLGNLFEFNEQRRNKFFTEFEQLSGHYDFVIFDMGAGATKESIAFILASDDCILILTPEPTALTDAYGMIKHIINNYGNMPINIVMNRSVSDKIGYKALKGLQEVAKQFLGRDLFGLGIMPEDSTVQKAVMKQMPYLIYKENAAVSNAVIKIAATFLGKPSEDSGSFLSRLMQLVKQRGGGYGNQSSRN, encoded by the coding sequence ATGCATGACCAGGCAGAGAATCTGCGAAAAAGAATTAAATCAAAAGAGGGAAATACTCGAACCATTTCCATTGTGAGCGGCAAGGGAGGCGTTGGCAAATCAAATTTTGCTTTGAATTTTGCTCTCGCCCTCATTCGACAAGGAAGGAAAGTCCTTGTGATCGATCTTGATATTGGAATGGGAAACATAGATGTCCTGCTTGGAAAACATTCTAATAGAAGCATTAATGATTTATTCGAAGCCGATACAACAATTGATAAATTGGTTGAAGAGGGCCCTGAAGGGCTTCAGTATATTTCGGGTGGTTCCGGTCTTGGCAATTTATTTGAATTTAACGAACAGAGGCGCAATAAATTCTTCACCGAATTTGAGCAGCTTTCCGGTCATTATGATTTTGTTATATTTGACATGGGAGCAGGTGCTACGAAAGAGAGCATAGCCTTTATTTTAGCCTCTGATGACTGTATTCTTATCTTAACACCTGAGCCTACAGCACTAACAGATGCATATGGAATGATTAAGCATATCATAAACAATTATGGAAATATGCCGATAAATATAGTGATGAATCGATCCGTTTCCGATAAAATTGGGTATAAAGCTCTAAAAGGTTTGCAGGAAGTAGCTAAACAGTTTCTCGGTAGAGACCTTTTTGGGCTTGGTATCATGCCTGAGGATTCAACTGTTCAGAAGGCGGTTATGAAGCAAATGCCCTATCTGATTTATAAGGAAAATGCAGCGGTTTCCAATGCTGTCATTAAGATAGCCGCAACTTTTCTCGGTAAACCGTCAGAGGATAGCGGTTCCTTCTTGTCAAGATTGATGCAGCTTGTGAAACAGAGAGGTGGCGGATATGGAAATCAGAGTAGTCGTAATTGA
- the flhB gene encoding flagellar biosynthesis protein FlhB yields MLLRLDLQFFAGEKTEKATPKRKQDERKKGKVAKSQDVNTAILLLFSFLGLFVFGTFMKNGMLDIYRQSFTEYIKWDLTSGNLQKMFLTQLIEAAKLVAPIMGVALIAGVASNLMQVGFLFTTESLKFDLKKIDPISGAKRIFSVRAIVELFKSLFKIAFIGTITFSIIWMNRDEMMMMSLKTVSSALGFFGHMALTMGFAATIALLFLALLDYIYQRFDYEKNLRMSKQDIKDEYKNIEGNPLIKQKIREKQQQMAMRRMMSEVPNADVVITNPTHFAIAIKYDEDKASAPYVVAKGADEVALRIKNIAKANGVMTVENRPLARSLFAAVDIGDLIPEEFFQAVAEVLAYVYRVEKKA; encoded by the coding sequence ATGCTCTTGCGTCTTGATCTGCAATTCTTTGCAGGAGAAAAAACGGAGAAAGCAACCCCGAAACGAAAACAGGATGAACGTAAAAAAGGTAAAGTGGCGAAAAGTCAGGATGTCAATACTGCCATATTGCTGCTTTTCTCTTTCCTTGGATTATTCGTTTTTGGTACCTTCATGAAAAATGGCATGCTTGATATATACAGACAGAGTTTTACTGAATACATAAAATGGGATTTGACTTCAGGGAATTTGCAAAAGATGTTTCTCACTCAGTTGATTGAAGCAGCAAAGCTAGTTGCTCCTATTATGGGTGTAGCGCTTATTGCAGGAGTAGCATCGAATTTGATGCAAGTAGGTTTTCTGTTTACAACTGAATCTCTAAAGTTCGATCTGAAAAAAATTGACCCCATTTCAGGAGCTAAGCGAATTTTCTCTGTTCGGGCGATTGTTGAGCTGTTTAAATCATTATTCAAAATAGCATTTATCGGCACTATAACTTTTTCAATCATATGGATGAATCGTGATGAAATGATGATGATGTCATTGAAGACAGTTTCATCAGCACTTGGTTTCTTTGGGCATATGGCACTGACTATGGGGTTTGCAGCAACAATCGCACTTTTGTTCCTCGCTCTTCTTGATTATATTTATCAGCGCTTTGATTACGAAAAGAACTTGCGCATGTCCAAACAGGATATTAAAGATGAATATAAGAATATTGAAGGGAATCCGCTCATAAAGCAGAAAATCCGCGAGAAACAGCAACAAATGGCGATGAGACGGATGATGTCGGAAGTACCGAATGCCGATGTCGTCATCACGAACCCGACTCACTTCGCCATTGCCATTAAATATGATGAGGATAAAGCTTCTGCCCCTTATGTTGTTGCGAAGGGAGCGGATGAAGTCGCTCTTAGAATAAAAAATATCGCCAAGGCAAATGGGGTAATGACGGTTGAGAATCGTCCGCTTGCCAGATCACTATTTGCGGCAGTCGATATAGGTGACCTTATACCGGAAGAGTTCTTCCAGGCGGTTGCCGAGGTGCTCGCGTATGTATACCGGGTTGAGAAAAAAGCGTAA
- the flhA gene encoding flagellar biosynthesis protein FlhA, which translates to MKARDLAVLIGVILIIVMLVVPLPGWLLSILILCNITLALMVILVTMNMQEALQFSIFPSLLLVLTLFRLALNVSTTRSILSNGEAGGVVETFGTFVIGGNPLVGFVVFIILIIIQFMVITKGSERVSEVAARFTLDAMPGKQMSIDADLNAGLISEQQAKERREKVGNEADFYGAMDGASKFVKGDAIAGIIIVIINIIFGLIIGMTQMGMSFQEAIDTFMRLTVGDGLVSQVPALLISTATGIMVTRVAATGGNLSADVIDQLFQYPKMLFIAAGTIFLLGLTPINFFLTTSIAGVLAFAGYILLQRSKVVEEPDEELEEEVESSAMKSPENVISLLNMDPIEFEFGYALIPLVDADQGGDLLDRVIMIRRQLAIELGIVIPVVRIRDNIQLNPNEYRLKIKGNEVAAGELLLDHYLAITPGGEDDFIEGIDTKEPAFGLPAKWITEEVKDEAELSGYTVVDPPSVVSTHLTETIKQQADELLGRQETKQLIDHLQESYPILVEEVTPDPLSVGEIQKVLAKLLKEGLSIRNLPVIFETLADFSKMTNDTDLLAEYVRQSLSAQITKQYANNEHALSVVTVSGKVEKTIAEGIQQTEHGNYLSLDPEVQQSILKSISEETEKLAIREENAVLLCSPAVRMYIRQLIERFLPNVAVLSYNELEPDVQVQSVGVVNIE; encoded by the coding sequence ATGAAAGCACGAGATCTAGCAGTACTTATCGGTGTCATCCTAATAATTGTCATGCTCGTCGTCCCATTGCCGGGATGGCTATTGAGCATTCTGATCTTGTGCAACATTACGCTTGCCCTGATGGTTATTCTTGTGACGATGAACATGCAGGAGGCATTGCAATTCTCCATCTTTCCTTCGTTATTACTCGTTCTAACGCTGTTTCGTCTAGCTTTGAATGTCTCTACTACAAGATCTATCCTTTCAAATGGAGAAGCGGGCGGTGTAGTTGAGACATTTGGTACTTTTGTAATTGGTGGCAACCCGCTCGTCGGTTTTGTAGTCTTCATTATATTGATCATTATTCAATTCATGGTCATTACAAAAGGTTCCGAACGTGTTTCGGAAGTAGCAGCACGTTTTACCCTCGATGCCATGCCGGGAAAACAGATGAGTATCGATGCGGATTTGAATGCAGGGCTTATATCTGAACAGCAGGCAAAGGAACGGCGTGAAAAAGTTGGCAATGAAGCAGACTTTTACGGTGCCATGGATGGTGCAAGTAAATTTGTAAAAGGGGATGCTATTGCCGGCATTATTATTGTAATCATAAATATTATATTTGGTCTAATTATCGGTATGACTCAAATGGGAATGTCCTTTCAGGAAGCGATTGATACATTTATGCGTCTTACTGTAGGTGATGGCCTAGTGAGTCAAGTTCCAGCACTGCTAATTTCTACGGCAACGGGTATTATGGTAACACGTGTTGCGGCTACTGGAGGCAACTTGAGTGCAGATGTTATCGACCAACTTTTCCAGTATCCCAAAATGTTATTTATCGCAGCAGGTACAATTTTCTTGCTGGGCCTTACACCAATTAACTTCTTCCTGACAACTTCTATTGCTGGAGTACTAGCGTTTGCTGGATATATATTGCTGCAACGCTCCAAAGTGGTCGAAGAGCCGGATGAAGAATTGGAAGAGGAGGTCGAATCTTCAGCAATGAAGTCTCCAGAAAATGTAATTAGCCTTCTGAATATGGATCCAATCGAATTTGAATTCGGCTATGCACTTATCCCGCTCGTTGATGCTGATCAAGGCGGAGATCTTCTGGACCGTGTCATTATGATAAGAAGGCAGCTTGCGATTGAACTCGGTATTGTCATCCCTGTCGTAAGGATTCGCGACAATATTCAGCTGAATCCAAACGAGTATAGGTTGAAGATCAAAGGGAATGAAGTCGCCGCCGGAGAACTTCTACTCGATCATTATTTAGCAATTACCCCAGGAGGGGAAGATGATTTTATTGAAGGAATTGATACGAAAGAACCAGCGTTCGGTTTACCTGCAAAGTGGATCACTGAGGAAGTGAAGGATGAGGCAGAGTTGTCGGGGTACACCGTTGTGGATCCGCCATCTGTCGTTTCCACTCATCTTACCGAAACGATCAAACAACAGGCAGATGAATTGCTTGGACGCCAAGAAACTAAACAGCTTATCGATCACCTTCAAGAAAGCTATCCGATCCTTGTGGAGGAAGTTACACCAGACCCGCTTTCAGTGGGTGAAATTCAAAAAGTGTTGGCAAAATTGCTTAAAGAAGGTTTATCCATCCGAAACTTGCCGGTCATATTTGAAACACTTGCCGACTTTTCAAAAATGACAAATGACACAGACTTGTTGGCAGAATATGTTCGTCAATCTTTATCAGCTCAAATTACGAAGCAATATGCAAATAATGAGCATGCACTTAGTGTTGTTACGGTATCTGGAAAAGTGGAAAAGACGATTGCTGAGGGCATACAGCAGACCGAACACGGCAACTATCTCTCACTTGATCCTGAAGTGCAACAGTCCATTTTGAAGTCTATCTCCGAAGAAACCGAAAAGCTAGCAATACGGGAAGAGAATGCTGTGCTACTTTGTTCTCCGGCAGTTAGAATGTACATTAGACAACTAATTGAGAGATTCCTGCCAAATGTAGCAGTACTTTCCTACAATGAACTTGAACCAGATGTACAGGTTCAAAGCGTTGGAGTGGTGAATATCGAATGA
- the fliQ gene encoding flagellar biosynthesis protein FliQ, with the protein MSSEFVLSLAQKGVMTILLITGPLLILALAVGLLVSIFQATTQIQEQTLAFVPKIVAVLAGLVFFGPWMLSKMIEFTSSIYQNLNQFVG; encoded by the coding sequence ATGAGTAGTGAATTTGTTCTATCCTTAGCCCAAAAAGGGGTCATGACAATTTTGCTGATCACGGGGCCGCTACTCATTCTGGCGCTTGCCGTCGGTCTGCTTGTCAGCATATTTCAGGCGACAACCCAGATTCAGGAACAAACACTCGCGTTTGTCCCAAAAATTGTCGCTGTGCTCGCTGGGCTGGTCTTTTTCGGGCCATGGATGCTTTCAAAAATGATTGAATTCACGTCTTCCATTTACCAGAATCTGAATCAGTTTGTAGGTTGA